A region of Longimicrobiaceae bacterium DNA encodes the following proteins:
- a CDS encoding shikimate kinase has product MSTRSEDATRSEAPPRLAVARVVLLGYMCSGKSTVGEALARRLEWSYLDFDVEIERREDATVRDIIDAAGEEHFRGLEAALTAEAAEAGRLVLAPGGGWVTRPEFLNTLGPGTLAVWLQVSPEETVRRLRADNIDRPFKDHPDAEAMIAEMLTDRIPLYERADLNIPADTRSPESIAFEIETLVRLRNGR; this is encoded by the coding sequence GTGTCCACCCGATCCGAAGACGCGACCCGTTCCGAAGCGCCGCCCCGCCTGGCCGTGGCGCGCGTGGTCCTGCTCGGCTACATGTGCTCCGGGAAGAGCACCGTGGGCGAGGCGCTGGCCCGCCGCCTGGAGTGGAGCTACCTGGACTTCGACGTGGAGATAGAGCGACGCGAGGACGCCACCGTGCGCGACATCATCGACGCGGCCGGGGAGGAGCACTTCCGCGGCCTGGAGGCCGCCCTCACCGCCGAGGCGGCGGAGGCGGGGCGGCTGGTGCTGGCGCCGGGCGGGGGCTGGGTCACGCGGCCGGAGTTCCTGAACACGCTGGGGCCGGGGACGCTGGCGGTGTGGCTGCAGGTGTCTCCGGAGGAGACGGTGCGGCGGCTCCGCGCTGACAACATCGACCGCCCCTTCAAGGACCACCCGGACGCGGAGGCGATGATCGCGGAGATGCTGACGGACCGGATCCCGCTCTACGAGCGTGCCGACCTGAACATCCCCGCCGACACGCGCTCGCCGGAGTCCATCGCCTTCGAGATCGAGACGCTGGTGCGGCTGCGGAACGGGCGCTAG